In Nicotiana tabacum cultivar K326 chromosome 19, ASM71507v2, whole genome shotgun sequence, one DNA window encodes the following:
- the LOC142173536 gene encoding uncharacterized protein LOC142173536, producing the protein MIIGGGNDNDDSINSVKFTTTHKLKRLITHQRYNKLAESIILDKSDTNGLAFPHYNALVITLRILDTDVRHIMADDGRGMCIIHPRVLAQIKLEDKIMPRCITLTGFNNAVERTSGEITIPVLVGDVTLETTFHIMDQDTAYNAIIGRP; encoded by the coding sequence atgatcatcggcggcggcAACGACAACGATGATTCCATCAATAGTGTGAAGTTCACCACAACTCACAAGCTCAAACGGTTAATCACCCACCAACGATATAATAAACTCGCAGAAAGTATCATCTTAGATAAGTCGGATACCAACGGTTTGGCTTTCCCTCACTATAATGcccttgttatcactttacgaattttagataccgatgtGAGACACATTATGGCAGATGATGGGAGAGGCATGTGCATTATCCACcctcgagtacttgcacaaatCAAACTCGAAGATAAGATAATGCCGCGTTGCATCACGCTAactggttttaacaatgcagttgagcgaaCATCTGGCGAAATCACAATCCCCGTCTTGGTCGGCGACGTCACTCTGGAAACCACGTTCCATATCATGGACCAAGACACAGCGTACAACGCCATAATAGGGCGACCATAG
- the LOC107761934 gene encoding GDSL esterase/lipase LIP-4-like, which translates to MCNILSYKRTEQVYMKMKTSSRTNSTFVLFACFSMLCISQLANVVVCECSKNMVIFNFGDSNSDTGGYAAAHGIRFGFPDGRTFFHDQPSDRLCDGRIILDFLCESLNMSYLSPYLESVKPNFNNGVNFAIGGATTLPKNALFTLSTQVLQFIRFKARSLQLQSKGLKDLAEEDFKNAIYMIDIGQNDIANAFSYLSQASQVLEKIPSFISEIQAAIWGIYNNGGKNFWVHNTGPLGCLPQKLATRNGSNLNDYGCIKSMNEAADAFNNQLRALCEQLRLQMKDATIVYVNIYAIKYDLIANSSAYGIQNPLMVCCGYGGPPYNYNSNITCRQSGYSLCEDGSAYISWDGVHYTEYANAIVASKILSTNYSTPPLNLNHFCT; encoded by the exons ATGTGTAATATACTCAGTTATAAAAGAACGGAGCAAGTATATATGAAGATGAAAACTAGTAGTAGAACAAATTCTACGTTTGTATTATTTGCTTGTTTTTCGATGTTGTGCATCTCTCAACTGGCCAACGTTGTTGTTTGTGAGTGTAGCAAAAATATGGTGATTTTTAATTTTGGAGACTCAAACTCAGACACAGGTGGTTACGCGGCTGCCCATGGAATCAGATTTGGATTTCCAGATGGTCGTACCTTTTTTCATGATCAGCCATCTGATAGATTATGTGATGGACGAATAATTCTTGACTTCCTTT GTGAGAGTCTGAACATGAGTTATTTGAGTCCATATCTGGAATCTGTAAAACCAAATTTCAATAACGGAGTAAATTTTGCAATAGGAGGTGCAACTACACTCCCTAAAAATGCTTTATTTACTCTGAGTactcaagttcttcaatttataAGGTTCAAAGCGCGGTCCCTTCAGTTACAATCCAAAG GTCTGAAAGACTTGGCTGAAGAAGATTTCAAGAATGCAATTTACATGATAGACATAGGACAGAATGATATTGCTAATGCATTCTCGTACCTTTCACAAGCTTCTCAAGTTCTCGAAAAGATCCCTTCTTTCATATCTGAGATTCAAGCTGCAATCTGG GGCATATACAATAACGGTGGGAAGAATTTCTGGGTTCATAACACAGGACCCTTGGGTTGTTTGCCACAGAAGCTTGCCACAAGAAATGGGAGCAATTTGAACGATTATGGATGCATTAAGTCTATGAACGAAGCTGCAGATGCATTTAATAATCAGTTGCGCGCTCTTTGTGAACAGCTGAGGCTCCAAATGAAAGACGCCACCATTGTGTATGTGAATATTTATGCCATCAAGTATGACCTCATCGCCAATTCTAGCGCTTATG GTATTCAAAATCCATTGATGGTGTGTTGTGGTTATGGTGGTCCGCCTTACAACTATAATTCCAACATAACGTGTCGCCAAAGTGGGTATAGTTTGTGTGAGGATGGCTCTGCATATATCAGCTGGGACGGAGTTCATTACACTGAGTATGCTAATGCAATTGTTGCCTCCAAAATACTCTCTACAAATTATTCTACTCCTCCTCTCAACTTGAATCACTTTTGTACCTAG